In Desulfosalsimonas propionicica, the following are encoded in one genomic region:
- a CDS encoding AAA family ATPase has product MDNINTWFGNRPKWLQEAANRLFTKGRLSEEDVDTLLDKCLQEVDGGNPAPSMTLPADAFHAQTASALHLCGIGNVEGINALAPRIALDFGSDNMAIVYGGNGSGKSGYVRILKHVCGARNPGALHPNVFVEGGAAQSADIKYSIDNQERQASWSTSDDVIEDLRPVDVFDTECGRTYLESESEVTYEPSALLFFSDLIAVCEQIAGRIDSKLGRHSSKKPQMPSEFGDTAAGKWYSCLSATTPDADVATHTKWDAENDRSVAELERRLAEKAPSDRAKELLAKKKHVEDMVRGIEDHLSKLSDENCRRILKLKKDKLIKREAAQAAATKVFSGAPLEGVGTDAWKLLWEHARQYSEGHAYPGQTFPHLASDAKCVLCHQHLSDGARQRLASFEEFVKGQAENDAKEAEKALEDAMTAIEDIPTNQAIKTQCDAAGLTYEGDMPPMVASVEALRQRKAKLLEVESEDALPDAPDCTPWLQEAKRKANEYAEAAKKCQEDAASDTRPQLQSQLRELKARKWLSDQRDAVKSEIERLQAVDRLEKAKRLTDTRGLSRKKGELAEALITEAFVQRFRDELTALGASRIKVELVKKRVDRGHVLHELRLANARSCAPTDVLSEGEHRIVSLAAFLADVTGKQQPAPFVFDDPISSLDQNFEEAVVQRLVCLAADRQVIVFTHRVSLLVLLQEYGKREGREPKVTCVRCEPWGTGEPGDTPLFAKKPDKALNALLNEHLAKARRAYAEEGQATYAPLAKAICSDFRILLERMIECELLADVVQRFRRAVNTQGKLDKLARIRAEDCKIFDDLMTKYSRYEHSQPNEAPVAPPAPDELKADMEALRDWRAGFVMRSS; this is encoded by the coding sequence ATGGACAACATCAACACATGGTTCGGAAATCGCCCAAAGTGGCTCCAAGAAGCGGCCAACCGCCTCTTCACGAAAGGCCGTCTATCGGAGGAGGACGTTGATACGCTTCTCGACAAGTGTTTGCAGGAGGTTGATGGGGGAAACCCAGCGCCGTCGATGACCCTCCCTGCTGATGCTTTCCATGCGCAGACTGCGTCTGCACTACACCTATGCGGGATTGGCAACGTGGAGGGGATCAATGCGCTTGCACCCCGTATCGCGCTTGACTTTGGATCGGACAATATGGCCATCGTGTACGGCGGCAACGGCTCAGGCAAGTCCGGCTACGTCCGCATCCTGAAGCATGTTTGTGGTGCACGCAACCCTGGCGCGCTGCATCCGAACGTTTTTGTGGAAGGTGGGGCTGCGCAGTCGGCAGATATTAAGTACAGCATCGATAACCAGGAGCGACAGGCATCCTGGAGTACCAGCGACGACGTTATTGAAGACCTTCGCCCCGTGGACGTCTTCGACACCGAGTGCGGCCGGACGTATCTGGAGAGCGAAAGCGAGGTCACCTATGAACCGTCCGCGCTGCTCTTCTTTTCCGACCTGATAGCCGTCTGCGAGCAAATCGCGGGACGCATTGACAGCAAGCTGGGAAGGCACTCGTCAAAGAAACCTCAGATGCCTTCGGAGTTCGGCGATACGGCGGCGGGCAAATGGTACTCGTGCCTGAGCGCGACGACTCCAGATGCAGATGTTGCCACGCACACGAAATGGGACGCGGAGAACGATAGGTCCGTTGCCGAACTGGAAAGACGTCTGGCAGAGAAAGCACCCTCCGACCGAGCCAAAGAGTTGCTTGCGAAAAAGAAGCATGTGGAGGACATGGTCCGTGGAATTGAAGACCATCTTTCGAAGCTTTCTGATGAGAACTGCCGTCGCATCCTGAAGCTTAAAAAGGACAAGCTCATCAAGCGTGAGGCCGCGCAAGCCGCCGCCACCAAGGTATTTTCCGGAGCTCCCCTGGAGGGTGTCGGAACGGATGCTTGGAAGCTCCTGTGGGAGCACGCGCGCCAATACTCCGAGGGCCACGCCTATCCTGGCCAGACATTTCCGCATCTTGCTTCCGATGCCAAATGCGTGCTCTGCCATCAACACTTGTCAGATGGTGCACGGCAACGCCTCGCATCCTTTGAGGAGTTCGTCAAAGGGCAGGCTGAGAATGACGCGAAGGAGGCGGAGAAGGCCCTCGAAGATGCGATGACCGCTATCGAGGACATCCCGACCAACCAAGCAATCAAGACGCAATGCGACGCAGCAGGATTGACCTACGAAGGGGATATGCCCCCCATGGTCGCTTCCGTGGAGGCCCTCCGGCAACGCAAGGCCAAGCTGCTTGAGGTCGAATCGGAAGATGCCCTGCCTGATGCTCCGGATTGCACCCCCTGGCTCCAGGAAGCAAAGAGGAAGGCGAACGAATACGCCGAGGCTGCGAAGAAATGCCAGGAAGACGCGGCGTCCGATACGCGGCCGCAACTTCAGAGCCAGCTGCGCGAACTCAAAGCGAGGAAGTGGCTTTCCGACCAGCGCGATGCCGTCAAGTCGGAGATCGAAAGGCTTCAGGCCGTTGACCGCTTGGAGAAGGCAAAGCGGCTGACGGATACGCGCGGGCTTTCGCGCAAGAAGGGCGAGCTTGCGGAGGCATTGATCACGGAGGCTTTCGTGCAACGCTTCCGCGATGAACTGACAGCTCTTGGAGCTTCAAGGATCAAGGTCGAACTGGTGAAGAAGCGAGTGGATCGAGGCCACGTTCTTCACGAACTGCGTCTGGCGAACGCCAGATCCTGCGCACCAACCGACGTGCTGAGCGAGGGCGAGCATCGCATTGTATCCCTTGCTGCCTTCCTGGCCGATGTGACCGGAAAGCAGCAGCCCGCACCATTCGTCTTCGACGACCCCATCTCTTCGTTGGACCAGAACTTTGAGGAGGCCGTCGTACAACGGCTGGTATGTCTGGCTGCGGATCGGCAAGTGATCGTGTTCACCCATCGGGTTTCTCTGCTGGTCCTCTTGCAGGAGTACGGCAAGCGCGAGGGACGCGAACCCAAGGTGACCTGTGTCCGATGCGAGCCCTGGGGCACAGGTGAGCCGGGCGACACACCGCTGTTTGCGAAGAAACCGGACAAGGCTCTCAATGCCCTTCTGAACGAGCATCTGGCCAAAGCACGGAGGGCGTATGCCGAGGAGGGACAGGCGACCTATGCGCCGCTTGCAAAGGCCATCTGCAGCGATTTCCGCATCCTGCTTGAGCGGATGATAGAGTGCGAACTGCTGGCGGATGTCGTTCAGCGGTTCCGGCGAGCCGTCAACACGCAAGGCAAGCTGGATAAGCTGGCCCGCATCAGGGCGGAGGACTGCAAGATCTTCGATGACCTGATGACGAAGTATTCCCGCTACGAACACTCGCAGCCGAATGAAGCCCCAGTTGCTCCTCCCGCGCCCGACGAACTGAAGGCGGACATGGAAGCATTAAGGGACTGGCGAGCCGGCTTTGTTATGAGGTCTTCTTGA
- a CDS encoding class I SAM-dependent methyltransferase, protein MTQNKRNSFEFFNLPEKFSVAVLTLSFILLIGPYLEGLDFGVFKIPTFAADTKKVLQYLGPPLFIFVILLFVRFWKSPDTSDTKEIKEVESNSKFRLQSISDIVKNEARKNGINIDGIHIGDRLTISDLERICTKTYYPNQPSNGTCTLLENARGMAFTKKYAEPKEDEKLVNISQIKLEGLKQWEAYFWDLLKDLGINDLSHIDILNVGIGNGYADYELFKNVPRFKAVDISPEALNYAANKLSNMQYYVCSAENLFQVPNGSIDLYLSFRTFQSTLFDRRAAVHEAYRVLRKGGIAIISVPVLYLKKNGEVLQGLIPPGSYEPNLDYATAIADRIKDYMDIMNFKEVDIDSRSPFEIYICGKR, encoded by the coding sequence ATGACTCAAAACAAACGAAATTCTTTCGAATTTTTTAATCTACCTGAGAAATTTAGCGTGGCTGTCTTAACACTCAGTTTTATTTTGCTCATAGGCCCTTATCTTGAGGGTTTAGATTTTGGTGTATTCAAAATACCAACTTTTGCTGCAGACACCAAAAAAGTCCTTCAATATTTAGGACCTCCTCTTTTTATTTTCGTTATCCTTTTATTTGTTCGCTTCTGGAAATCACCTGATACAAGCGATACAAAAGAAATAAAAGAGGTTGAAAGTAATTCAAAATTCAGACTTCAATCCATTTCAGATATTGTTAAAAATGAGGCAAGAAAAAATGGCATAAATATTGACGGAATACATATTGGCGATAGGCTAACGATAAGTGATTTGGAACGAATTTGCACAAAAACCTATTACCCGAATCAACCATCAAATGGCACATGCACCCTTTTGGAAAACGCAAGGGGAATGGCCTTCACAAAAAAATATGCTGAACCAAAAGAAGATGAAAAATTGGTAAATATCTCACAGATTAAATTGGAAGGATTAAAACAATGGGAGGCATATTTCTGGGATCTTCTTAAGGATTTGGGAATTAATGATCTATCTCATATTGATATTCTTAATGTTGGAATTGGAAATGGATATGCAGATTACGAACTTTTTAAAAATGTACCAAGATTTAAAGCAGTAGACATATCGCCGGAAGCGCTTAATTATGCGGCAAATAAGTTATCAAATATGCAATATTATGTCTGTTCCGCAGAAAATTTATTCCAAGTCCCAAATGGCTCAATTGATCTGTATTTGTCATTTAGAACTTTTCAATCAACTCTATTCGACAGGCGCGCGGCGGTTCATGAAGCTTATAGAGTCTTACGCAAGGGTGGCATTGCTATAATCTCAGTTCCGGTACTATATCTTAAAAAGAATGGTGAAGTGTTACAAGGGCTTATTCCTCCAGGCTCATATGAACCCAATTTAGATTATGCAACAGCTATTGCCGATCGTATAAAGGATTATATGGATATAATGAATTTCAAGGAAGTAGATATTGACAGTAGGTCCCCTTTTGAAATTTATATATGCGGCAAACGTTAA
- a CDS encoding integron integrase, with the protein MNKCSLSGSSVFSLKGRGGGMQQPKLLDQVRNLIRSKHYSIRTEETYVNWVRKFILFHGKKHPKDMGEKEISAFLTHLAVNRNVAASTQNQAFNALLFLYRNVLGIEFGELKDVQRAKKSRKLPVVFTKDEIRQIITQLEGYKWIMAQCMYGAGLRVMECVRLRVKDIDFGYGQVLVRDGKGAKDRVTMLPEVLKEPLKLHLEKVKSVHDRDLKAGFGSVYLPFALERKYKNADRSWAWQYVFPATKRAIDPRTKVERRHHIAESVIQRGIKQAIRNAGIPKTGNCHALRHSFATHLLEAGYDIRTVQELLGHKDVSTTMIYTHVLNRGGKGVKSPGDMLWR; encoded by the coding sequence ATGAACAAATGTTCATTATCAGGTTCAAGCGTCTTTTCATTAAAGGGTAGAGGAGGGGGCATGCAGCAGCCAAAGCTTTTGGATCAGGTCAGAAACCTTATCCGTTCCAAACATTACAGTATAAGGACGGAAGAAACTTATGTGAATTGGGTACGAAAGTTTATATTGTTTCATGGCAAAAAGCACCCTAAGGATATGGGCGAAAAAGAGATCAGCGCTTTTCTTACACATCTGGCCGTTAACAGAAACGTGGCGGCTTCTACTCAGAACCAGGCATTTAACGCTCTTTTGTTTTTGTATCGAAATGTCCTTGGAATTGAATTCGGAGAATTAAAGGATGTGCAGAGAGCCAAGAAGTCCCGTAAGCTGCCGGTTGTATTTACCAAGGATGAAATCCGGCAGATTATAACTCAACTGGAAGGATATAAGTGGATAATGGCTCAGTGTATGTACGGCGCCGGGCTTAGGGTCATGGAATGTGTACGATTGCGGGTAAAAGACATTGATTTCGGATACGGGCAGGTTCTTGTAAGAGACGGTAAGGGTGCAAAGGATCGGGTTACCATGTTGCCGGAAGTTTTGAAGGAACCGTTAAAGCTTCACCTGGAAAAGGTGAAGTCTGTTCATGACAGGGATCTGAAGGCCGGTTTTGGTTCGGTTTACCTTCCGTTTGCGCTTGAAAGAAAATATAAAAACGCGGATCGCAGCTGGGCCTGGCAATATGTGTTTCCGGCAACAAAGAGAGCAATCGATCCAAGAACCAAGGTGGAAAGGCGGCATCACATAGCGGAATCCGTTATACAGAGAGGCATTAAGCAGGCGATACGCAACGCTGGCATACCGAAAACCGGCAATTGCCATGCTCTGCGCCACAGCTTTGCCACGCATCTGCTGGAGGCGGGTTATGATATCCGCACGGTGCAGGAGTTGCTGGGCCACAAGGATGTGTCCACCACCATGATTTACACCCATGTTTTAAACCGGGGCGGCAAAGGGGTCAAAAGTCCGGGGGATATGCTATGGCGCTGA
- the lexA gene encoding transcriptional repressor LexA, whose translation MALTPRQESVYRAICDYHKKYGYSPSVREICEKLGLAGPAGVHRILGVLEEKGVIHSAAGKKRSWVPVVPESGQGMPVAGTIAAGKPLDVWDRPDERIGVDPMIYGSEDCFALRVVGDSMIGAHILDGDLAVIRPRADVDDGRIAAVLVDGILPEAALKIVRKKRNTLELHSANPAYKPMRFYGQRKNRVTIVGLYVGLIRQGG comes from the coding sequence ATGGCGCTGACGCCGCGGCAGGAAAGCGTTTACCGGGCGATCTGCGATTATCACAAAAAGTATGGGTATTCGCCGAGTGTTCGGGAGATTTGCGAAAAACTGGGATTGGCCGGCCCGGCCGGGGTGCACCGGATTCTTGGCGTGCTGGAAGAAAAGGGCGTGATCCACTCTGCGGCGGGCAAAAAGCGATCATGGGTGCCGGTGGTGCCGGAAAGCGGGCAGGGCATGCCGGTGGCCGGCACCATTGCCGCGGGAAAGCCCCTGGATGTATGGGACCGGCCGGATGAGCGCATTGGTGTTGACCCGATGATTTACGGAAGCGAGGATTGTTTTGCTTTGCGGGTGGTTGGCGATTCCATGATCGGGGCCCATATTCTGGACGGGGATCTGGCGGTGATCCGGCCGCGGGCGGATGTGGATGACGGCCGGATTGCGGCCGTGCTGGTGGACGGGATTTTGCCCGAGGCTGCGTTGAAAATAGTGCGAAAAAAGCGAAATACCCTGGAGCTGCATTCGGCCAACCCGGCCTATAAGCCCATGCGGTTTTACGGGCAGAGAAAAAACCGGGTCACCATTGTGGGTTTATACGTGGGACTGATCCGGCAAGGCGGATGA
- a CDS encoding bifunctional sulfate adenylyltransferase/adenylylsulfate kinase: MADMQAEAHGGGLVNLMVDEDRAGLLKDITMNLPDVNLSERNMCDLEVLATGGFSPLEGFMVRADYEAVLDRMRLQSGVLWPVPICLDVSAGQAQNLEAGQSVALRDPEGFLLGVMHIEDLWPADRQKEAEMVYGTTDTSHPGVDYLFNRSGDYYIGGGIEVISLPIHFDFKQMRLYPAEVRRAYEKLGWQRVVGFQTRNPIHRPQFEMTIKAMRQARANLLIMPVVGMTRPGDFDHFIRVRCCRHVAEHYPSDSQVMTLLPLAMRLSGPRDALLDAIIAKNYGCTHFIVGHDHASPGRNRSGGLFYPAERSRQVAAGHSAEIGVEIVPFEEMVYLPFEDEYRSKDQVAPGTDTISLSGSDIRQRVREGRKIPEWATFPEVVKELQRAYPPPERQGFTVFLTGLSGAGKSTIAKVLYSKFLERGDRPVTLLDGDIVRRNLSSELNFSKEHRNINVLRIGFVASEITKNRGVAICAPIAPYEVTRREIRGTIEAYGGFIEVHVSTPIDECEKRDRKGMYAKARAGLISGFTGVDDPYEEPSRPELRIDTTDLTPAEAAQEILLFLSNKGFI; this comes from the coding sequence ATGGCAGATATGCAGGCAGAAGCCCACGGCGGCGGCCTGGTCAATCTCATGGTCGATGAGGACCGGGCCGGGCTGCTAAAGGATATCACCATGAACCTGCCGGACGTGAATTTGTCCGAGCGAAACATGTGTGATCTGGAAGTGCTGGCAACAGGCGGGTTTTCTCCTTTGGAAGGCTTTATGGTGCGTGCGGACTACGAGGCGGTGCTCGACCGGATGCGCCTGCAGTCCGGGGTGCTATGGCCTGTGCCCATCTGCCTGGATGTTTCCGCCGGCCAGGCCCAAAACCTGGAAGCCGGCCAGTCCGTGGCCCTGCGCGATCCGGAAGGGTTTTTGCTCGGAGTGATGCACATTGAAGACCTCTGGCCCGCAGACCGGCAAAAAGAAGCCGAAATGGTCTACGGCACCACAGACACCAGCCATCCAGGTGTGGATTACCTGTTTAACCGGTCCGGGGATTACTACATCGGCGGGGGCATCGAGGTCATCAGCCTGCCCATTCATTTTGACTTCAAGCAGATGCGCCTCTATCCGGCAGAAGTGCGGCGGGCTTATGAAAAACTGGGCTGGCAGCGGGTGGTGGGCTTTCAGACCCGAAATCCCATCCACCGGCCCCAGTTTGAGATGACGATTAAGGCCATGCGCCAGGCCCGGGCCAATCTGCTGATCATGCCCGTGGTGGGCATGACCCGGCCCGGGGATTTTGACCATTTCATCCGGGTGCGCTGCTGCCGGCACGTGGCCGAGCATTACCCGTCCGACTCTCAGGTCATGACCCTGCTGCCGCTTGCCATGCGCTTGTCCGGGCCTCGGGATGCGCTGCTGGATGCCATTATTGCCAAAAACTACGGATGCACCCATTTTATCGTGGGCCACGACCATGCCAGCCCGGGCCGGAACCGAAGCGGGGGCCTGTTTTACCCTGCTGAGCGCTCCCGCCAGGTGGCGGCCGGGCACAGCGCGGAAATCGGTGTGGAGATCGTGCCGTTTGAGGAAATGGTCTATCTGCCATTTGAAGATGAGTACCGGAGCAAGGACCAGGTGGCGCCGGGCACGGACACCATTTCCCTGTCCGGCTCCGATATCCGCCAGCGGGTTCGGGAGGGCAGAAAGATTCCGGAGTGGGCCACGTTTCCCGAAGTGGTAAAGGAATTGCAGCGGGCCTATCCGCCGCCGGAGCGCCAGGGTTTTACGGTGTTTTTAACCGGTCTTTCCGGGGCGGGCAAATCCACCATTGCCAAGGTCTTATACTCCAAGTTCCTGGAGCGCGGCGACCGGCCCGTGACCCTGCTCGACGGGGATATCGTGCGGCGCAATCTGTCCAGTGAGCTCAATTTCTCCAAGGAGCACCGCAACATCAATGTTTTGCGCATCGGGTTTGTGGCCAGCGAGATCACCAAGAACCGGGGCGTGGCCATATGCGCGCCCATTGCCCCTTATGAGGTCACCCGCAGGGAAATCCGGGGCACCATCGAGGCTTATGGCGGATTTATTGAGGTGCATGTAAGCACGCCCATTGACGAATGCGAAAAGCGCGACCGCAAAGGCATGTACGCCAAGGCCCGGGCCGGGCTGATCTCCGGTTTTACCGGTGTGGATGATC
- the cysQ gene encoding 3'(2'),5'-bisphosphate nucleotidase CysQ: MTPADYLDKAVFAAMEAGAAALEVYEEDFEVEEKSDHSPLTLADRRAHEIIAARLKPLQIPVLSEEGRDIAYAERKNWPQLWIVDPLDGTKEFVKKNGEFTINIALVQNGVPMLGVVFVPVKDRVYFAAQGRGAFLADGSDLRGLEKTSAADGLISVSRRLPLADLPARPYTVMGSRSHASDALSAFVAEKRREHGDLEFISAGSSLKFCLVAEGRADLYPRTGPTMEWDTAAGQAVVEQAGGSVLEFESGKPLAYNKENLTNPWFIVYRTAKDG; this comes from the coding sequence ATGACGCCTGCAGATTATCTGGATAAAGCCGTTTTTGCCGCCATGGAGGCGGGGGCTGCGGCCCTGGAAGTCTATGAAGAAGATTTTGAAGTAGAGGAAAAATCCGATCACTCCCCGTTGACCCTGGCCGACCGCCGGGCCCATGAGATTATCGCCGCCCGGCTCAAACCCTTGCAGATTCCGGTTTTAAGCGAAGAGGGCAGAGATATTGCCTATGCGGAAAGAAAAAACTGGCCGCAGTTGTGGATCGTTGATCCCCTGGACGGCACAAAGGAGTTTGTGAAAAAAAACGGTGAATTCACCATTAATATCGCATTGGTGCAAAATGGCGTGCCAATGCTGGGGGTGGTGTTTGTGCCGGTAAAGGACCGGGTTTATTTTGCCGCACAGGGCAGGGGCGCGTTTCTGGCAGACGGCAGCGATCTTCGGGGCCTTGAAAAAACATCTGCGGCCGATGGGCTGATCTCTGTTTCCCGCCGCCTTCCGCTGGCGGATCTGCCGGCGCGGCCTTATACTGTGATGGGCAGCCGGTCCCACGCCAGTGATGCGCTCTCCGCGTTTGTGGCGGAAAAAAGGCGGGAGCACGGGGACCTGGAGTTTATTTCCGCGGGCAGTTCCCTGAAGTTTTGCCTGGTGGCAGAGGGCCGGGCGGATCTGTATCCGCGCACCGGGCCCACCATGGAGTGGGACACGGCCGCGGGCCAGGCAGTGGTGGAGCAGGCCGGGGGATCGGTGCTGGAGTTTGAAAGCGGCAAACCCCTGGCCTATAACAAGGAAAACCTTACCAATCCGTGGTTTATTGTGTATCGCACGGCCAAAGACGGATAA